From Syntrophobacterales bacterium:
AGCTGGGTCAGGAAATCGGGTTGGAACTTTTTTCCCCGGGAGATTTTGTTGACGTAGTGGGAACGACAAAAGGCAAGGGGTTCGCAGGCGTCATCAAACGGCATGGTTTTGGCGGCGGCCGCGCGAGTCACGGCTCGATGTTTCATCGCGCTCCCGGTTCCATTGGCGCCAGTGCCGATCCGGCCAGGGTGTTCAAGGGAACAAAGCTTCCCGGACATATGGGAACAGACAGGAAAACCGTCCAGAATCTGCGTGTCTGGGCAGTCAGGCCGGAGCTTAACGCCCTCTTAGTGAAGGGCGCTGTCCCCGGCAAAAAACAGGGTTTTGTTCTGATCAAGCAGGCAATCAAGAAAGTAAAAGCAGATAAATAAAGGCTCTTCAGGTGGAAAAATGCCAATAGCAGGTGTTTACGATATAGAAAATAACAAGGTGTCCGATATTGAATTGAGCGATCTGGTATTTGGCGCTCC
This genomic window contains:
- the rplC gene encoding 50S ribosomal protein L3, with amino-acid sequence MTKGLIGRKLGMTEVFSDEGVFVPVTVIEVEPSVIVQKKTLEKDGYEALQLGYCRVSQRKLTKPLQGHQKKADKGFFRILREFQGSADGCELGQEIGLELFSPGDFVDVVGTTKGKGFAGVIKRHGFGGGRASHGSMFHRAPGSIGASADPARVFKGTKLPGHMGTDRKTVQNLRVWAVRPELNALLVKGAVPGKKQGFVLIKQAIKKVKADK